From one Solanum lycopersicum chromosome 12, SLM_r2.1 genomic stretch:
- the LOC101260511 gene encoding protein IQ-domain 26, whose product MGKAIKWLKGLFGIKKLEIDEKGKIGTTCFGHSGRDTTAVAAVSDRLCHNPTTIPPNITPAEAAWLSSFYGDESDKEQSKHAIAVAAATAAAADAAVAAAHAAVAVVRLTSQGRSSAVFGREKMAATKIQTVFRGFLARKALRALKGLVKLQALVRGYLVRRQANATFHSMQALMRVQASVRALKINGGFYVNHQNSQFQQRKSIEKFEESRSGSTKQMSSRRLSSSFEANNINEESAKIVEMDTGRPKSRSRRTNTWASNPCDDPFEQVLSSWASDWAQQPVGTAQSTPRFANSCGSNTPTAKSVCVESKYFRNNNYYDTNNNYYPNYMAKTQSFKAKLRSHSAPKQRPELGSRVKKMSLNEMMESRVSSSGVKMQRSCSQAQEKISINFKNVVMSKLGNSTEGERDF is encoded by the exons ATGGGCAAAGCAATTAAGTGGTTGAAAGGTTTGTttggtataaaaaaattagagattGATGAAAAGGGCAAAATTGGAACAACATGTTTTGGTCATTCCGGTAGAGACACCACCGCCGTCGCCGCCGTATCCGACCGTCTGTGTCATAATCCGACGACTATTCCGCCCAACATTACTCCGGCGGAAGCGGCGTGGCTGAGCTCTTTTTACGGTGACGAATCTGACAAGGAACAGAGCAAGCATGCGATTGCGGTGGCTGCTGCCACCGCTGCGGCGGCGGATGCTGCCGTCGCCGCCGCACATGCGGCGGTTGCCGTGGTGAGATTGACTAGCCAAGGCAGAAGCTCCGCCGTGTTTGGCCGGGAAAAAATGGCTGCAACCAAAATTCAAACGGTGTTTCGTGGTTTTTTG GCAAGAAAGGCATTGAGGGCATTAAAAGGATTAGTAAAATTACAAGCATTGGTTAGGGGTTATTTGGTAAGAAGACAAGCAAATGCTACATTTCATAGTATGCAAGCATTAATGAGAGTACAAGCAAGTGTTCGTGCCCTAAAAATCAATGGAGGGTTCTATGTTAATCATCAAAATTCTCAATTTcaacaaagaaaatcaatt gaaaaatttgaagaatcaaGAAGTGGAAGTACAAAACAAATGTCTAGTAGAAGGCTATCATCATCATTTGAGGCTAACAACATAAATGAAGAAAGTGCTAAAATTGTAGAAATGGATACTGGAAGGCCCAAATCAAGATCCAGAAGAACAAATACTTGGGCTTCTAATCCATGTGATGATCCATTTGAACAAGTGCTATCTTCATGGGCCTCAGATTGGGCCCAACAACCAGTAGGAACAGCCCAAAGTACACCAAGGTTTGCAAATTCTTGTGGATCTAACACACCAACAGCCAAAAGTGTTTGTGTTGaaagtaaatattttaggaataataattattatgatactaataataattattatcctAATTACATGGCTAAAACACAATCATTTAAGGCTAAATTAAGGTCACATAGTGCACCAAAACAAAGGCCAGAGTTAGGATCTAGGgttaaaaaaatgtcattaaatgaaatgatggaATCTAGGGTTTCATCAAGTGGTGTTAAAATGCAAAGGTCGTGTTCGCAAGCGCAAGAAAAAATTAGTATCAATTTCAAGAATGTTGTTATGAGCAAACTCGGAAATTCAACAGAAGGTGAAAGGGACTTTTAA
- the LOC101260795 gene encoding probable pectinesterase 53, giving the protein MPNFKPFLNLIFLLLLLLINFDLIYCHTKGLRPKKKQLNVNMTQVQQSEQQFMQWVQFVGSLKHSLFKTAKNKLFPSYTLIVDKNPSHGDFTSIQEAIDSLPFINLIRVVIKIHAGIYTEKVNIPPFKSFITIEGEGADNTIIQYGDTAQTIGPNGKPLGTFGSATFAVNSPYFQAKNITFKNTTPVPPPGAIGKQAVAFRISADTAAFVGCKFLGAQDTLYDHLGRHYYKDCYIEGSVDFIFGNGLSFFEGCHLHAIAQVTGAVTAQGRSSMLEDTGFSFVNCKVTGSGALYLGRAWGPFSRVIFAYTYMDNIIIPKGWHNWGDPLREMTVFYGQYKCSGPGASFAGRVSWCRELTEQEAKPFISLSFIDGSEWIKF; this is encoded by the exons ATGCCAAATTTTAAACCATTTCTTAatctcatttttcttcttcttcttcttctcatcAATTTTGACTTAATTTATTGTCACACAAAAGGTCTTAGGCCAAAAAAGAAGCAATTAAATGTGAACATGACACAAGTTCAACAATCTGAACAACAATTTATGCAATGGGTACAATTTGTTGGAAGCTTAAAACATTCACTTTTTAAAacagcaaaaaataaattattcccTTCATATACACTTATTGTTGACAAAAATCCTTCTCATGGtgattttacttcaattcaagaagCCATTGATTCTCTTCCATTTATCAATCTTATAAGAGTTGTTATTAAAATCCATGCAGGAATTTACAC GGAGAAAGTAAATATACCACCATTTAAATCATTTATAACAATAGAAGGAGAAGGAGCAGATAATACAATAATTCAATATGGAGATACAGCACAAACTATTGGCCCAAATGGAAAACCCCTTGGCACTTTTGGTTCAGCTACTTTTGCTGTTAATTCACCTTATTTCCAAGccaaaaatattacttttaag AACACAACACCAGTGCCACCACCAGGAGCCATAGGAAAACAAGCAGTGGCATTTAGAATATCAGCAGATACAGCAGCCTTTGTAGGTTGCAAATTTTTGGGGGCACAAGATACACTTTATGATCATTTGGGTAGACATTATTATAAAGATTGTTATATTGAAGGCTCTGTGGATTTCATCTTTGGCAATGGACTTTCATTCTTTGAG GGATGTCATTTGCATGCAATAGCACAAGTGACAGGTGCTGTAACAGCACAAGGAAGGAGTAGTATGTTGGAGGACACTGGATTCAGTTTTGTGAACTGTAAGGTCACAGGTTCAGGTGCATTGTACCTAGGTAGAGCATGGGGTCCTTTCTCAAGGGTCATCTTTGCTTATACATACATGGACAACATTATCATACCTAAAGGATGGCATAATTGGGGTGATCCCCTTAGAGAAAT GACTGTTTTTTATGGGCAATATAAATGTAGTGGGCCAGGGGCAAGTTTTGCAGGAAGAGTTTCATGGTGTAGAGAATTAACTGAACAAGAAGCTAAGCCTTTTATTTCACTTAGCTTTATTGATGGCTCTGAATggatcaaattttaa
- the LOC101265621 gene encoding uncharacterized protein LOC101265621 — translation MLAARVVAYLNVDCAVQAGDFRASATPQLDELIILNAQQVQDPDNSSQTIYESWLASGNVTTVKLGRLGGAGSNYAAFVQHIGSPTLDMSFGEGYPVYHSMYDDFVWMKKFGDPMFHRHKSAEYLEAEISDKGISLVPLYASIEKLRKAATGIKNDIKALKAKRSRGSVRELNDRLIMTERAFTDRDGLSSRTWYKHLIYAPAKHNDYGFNSFPGISDAIENAKSLNSSDSWYSVQHEVWRVARAITQASLVLSGRLT, via the exons ATGCTAGCTGCAAGGGTCGTTGCCTACTTGAACGTTGATTGCGCTGTTCAAGCTGGAGATTTTCGAGCCTCTGCAACACCACAGCTCGATGAACTAATCATACTAAATGCTCAGCAG GTTCAAGATCCTGATAACTCCTCACAAACGATTTACGAGTCCTGGCTCGCCTCTGGCAACGTTACAACAGTAAAG CTCGGCAGATTAGGAGGAGCTGGATCCAATTACGCGGCATTTGTTCAACACATTGGGTCTCCAACACTAGACATGTCTTTTGGAGAAG GTTACCCCGTATACCACTCGATGTACGATGACTTTGTTTGGATGAAGAAATTTGGAGACCCGATGTTTCATAGGCAT AAAAGTGCAGAATACTTGGAAGCTGAGATATCAGACAAGGGCATTTCACTTGTTCCTTTGTATGCTTCTATTGAAAAACTCAGAAAAGCAGCCACAGGAATTAAGAACGACATAAAG GCACTCAAAGCAAAAAGAAGTCGTGGATCAGTGAGAGAGTTGAACGATAGACTAATAATGACAGAACGGGCATTTACAGACAGGGACGGGCTTTCGTCAAGGACATGGTACAAACATTTG ATTTACGCACCAGCAAAACACAATGATTATGGATTTAATTCATTCCCCGGTATATCTGACGCTATTGAGAATGCCAAGAGCCTGAATTCTTCAGACTCGTGGTACTCTGTACAACATGAAGTTTGGCGAGTTGCTCGAGCCATCACACAAGCATCACTAGTCCTCAGCGGTAGACTAACGTGA